The proteins below are encoded in one region of Virgibacillus dokdonensis:
- a CDS encoding HD-GYP domain-containing protein gives MWVETNALSPGCVLLRDVKGKSHRAIIPKHTVLTEEHITVLHKFLIEKVDVSEKQAEGHIQKEVQTETVKVATHPTTSFSKQYQRTVQQYKKLFAKWQNSARIDITEVRALIIPLLDNMEEINKYVFKLHHYAKKEDYIYHHHIAVAILAAYIGYKSEFPKGEWLQLGLGGLLSDCGMARINPIIIEKETMLTEAEMNEIKNHPTYSYQFIKNVPILKSDIKQAISQHHERLDGSGYPSGLKERKINRYARIIAICDTYHAMTCERYYKQKQSPFKVIEVLQTEKFTKLDPEIIQLFIQMMTQFSIGTKVKLSNQKTAEIVFTDEKKPTRPMVRLEDNQIIALENYPDLFIEVLL, from the coding sequence TTGTGGGTTGAAACCAATGCACTTTCACCAGGTTGTGTGTTGCTTCGCGATGTGAAAGGCAAATCACATCGTGCTATCATTCCTAAGCATACAGTGCTTACAGAGGAACATATTACTGTTTTACATAAGTTTCTCATTGAAAAAGTCGATGTTTCCGAAAAACAGGCTGAAGGCCACATACAGAAAGAAGTGCAAACCGAAACGGTAAAAGTGGCTACACATCCTACCACATCTTTTTCTAAGCAATATCAACGTACTGTCCAACAATACAAAAAACTATTTGCTAAATGGCAGAACAGTGCGCGCATTGATATTACAGAAGTTCGTGCTTTAATCATACCATTATTAGATAACATGGAAGAGATAAATAAGTATGTATTTAAATTGCATCATTATGCTAAAAAAGAAGATTACATCTACCATCATCATATAGCCGTGGCGATATTAGCAGCGTATATTGGTTATAAATCTGAATTTCCTAAAGGAGAATGGTTGCAATTAGGGTTAGGAGGATTGTTGAGTGATTGTGGAATGGCAAGGATAAATCCTATCATTATTGAAAAAGAGACTATGCTAACGGAAGCCGAAATGAATGAAATTAAAAACCATCCAACATATTCCTATCAATTCATTAAAAACGTGCCTATTCTAAAGTCAGACATAAAACAAGCCATTTCACAGCATCATGAACGACTTGATGGTAGCGGGTACCCTTCTGGGTTAAAAGAAAGGAAAATCAATCGGTATGCTCGAATCATAGCTATTTGTGACACCTACCATGCAATGACGTGCGAACGTTACTATAAACAAAAGCAGTCTCCGTTTAAAGTTATAGAAGTATTGCAGACCGAAAAGTTTACAAAGTTAGATCCAGAAATTATTCAGTTATTTATACAAATGATGACACAGTTTTCGATTGGTACGAAGGTGAAGCTATCCAATCAAAAAACAGCTGAAATTGTATTTACGGATGAAAAGAAACCAACTCGTCCTATGGTACGGTTAGAAGATAATCAAATTATTGCTTTAGAAAATTATCCTGACTTATTTATTGAAGTATTATTGTAA
- a CDS encoding YaaC family protein: MLREDIFLTYLQSQQTAQSYLHHCYVKNNVVDAEVNSYHNCNAFLYYMDHGKRFFEQGRKTEPFMQPILYFYGMVHLIKACLLTKRPHYPESTNLLAHGVTARKKKKKNYHFLNDEVKVQHNGLFPYFSEHLFALETPFEKRSMQKLLALIPEMQPVFQLDQNPHLAAVGRISSPLLEFPVHLLDSYHLTEAAFIKRIQAYVPPIKYTDTDKQKIRMEVEEPILEPCGPFFMQQHSRELYFPIYREDFFPIHEVMVHYLVLYNLSMLGRYETEWWGDLFVHKADVDFPYISHFLELAAWKTPALLMNELYKQRKI, from the coding sequence ATGCTTCGTGAAGATATTTTTTTAACTTATTTACAATCGCAGCAGACGGCTCAATCCTACTTACACCATTGCTATGTAAAAAATAATGTAGTCGATGCAGAAGTGAATAGTTATCATAATTGCAACGCTTTTCTCTATTATATGGATCATGGAAAGCGTTTCTTTGAACAAGGGAGAAAGACAGAACCATTTATGCAGCCGATCCTTTATTTTTACGGCATGGTTCACCTTATTAAAGCTTGTTTGTTAACAAAGCGTCCTCATTATCCAGAATCAACAAATTTATTAGCACATGGTGTAACTGCAAGAAAAAAGAAGAAGAAAAATTATCATTTTCTAAACGATGAAGTAAAGGTACAGCATAATGGACTCTTTCCATACTTTTCAGAGCATTTATTTGCGCTAGAAACCCCGTTTGAAAAACGGAGTATGCAAAAATTACTCGCGCTCATTCCCGAAATGCAACCTGTTTTCCAGTTAGATCAGAATCCGCATTTGGCAGCTGTAGGAAGAATATCATCACCACTGTTAGAATTTCCAGTTCATTTGTTAGATAGCTATCACTTAACTGAAGCGGCTTTTATAAAGCGAATTCAAGCATACGTACCTCCTATTAAATATACAGATACGGATAAGCAAAAGATTCGAATGGAGGTAGAGGAACCTATTTTAGAGCCTTGTGGACCATTTTTTATGCAACAACATTCAAGGGAATTATATTTCCCGATCTATCGGGAAGATTTTTTCCCCATCCATGAGGTAATGGTTCATTACTTAGTACTTTACAATTTAAGTATGCTCGGTCGCTATGAAACGGAATGGTGGGGCGACCTTTTTGTCCATAAAGCTGATGTTGATTTCCCTTATATATCACATTTTTTAGAATTGGCAGCTTGGAAAACACCAGCTTTACTTATGAATGAATTATACAAGCAACGTAAAATTTAG
- the guaB gene encoding IMP dehydrogenase, which produces MREDKFVKEGLTFDDVLLVPAKSEVLPKDVDVSTTLTDKITLNTPLMSAGMDTVTEASLAIAMARQGGIGIIHKNMSIEEQAEQVDRVKRSESGVITNPFFLTPEHQVYDAEHLMGKFRISGVPIVNNVEEQKLVGILTNRDLRFIQDYSIAISDVMTKEQLVTAPVGTTLEEAEKILQQYKIEKLPLVDDKQTLKGLITIKDIEKVIEFPKAAKDTQGRLLVGAAVGVTGDAMKRIEKLVEAGVDVIVIDTAHGHSNGVIDQVKAVRKIYPDLDIVAGNVATAEATKALIEAGASIVKVGIGPGSICTTRVVAGVGVPQITAVYDCAKAAAPYGVPVIADGGIKFSGDIVKALAAGAHAVMLGSMFAGVTESPGETEIYQGRQYKVYRGMGSVGAMKAGSKDRYFQEESETKKLVPEGIEGRVAYKGPLADTIHQLVGGLRAGMGYCGTASIEALRQDGKFIRITNAGLRESHPHDVQITKEAPNYIV; this is translated from the coding sequence ATGCGTGAAGATAAGTTTGTAAAAGAAGGTTTAACTTTTGATGATGTTTTGCTAGTGCCAGCGAAGTCCGAGGTGTTACCGAAGGATGTAGATGTAAGTACAACGTTAACGGATAAAATTACATTAAATACACCATTGATGAGTGCAGGGATGGACACGGTAACAGAAGCAAGTTTAGCAATTGCGATGGCTCGTCAAGGTGGTATTGGAATTATTCATAAAAATATGTCCATCGAAGAACAGGCAGAGCAGGTAGATCGTGTAAAACGTTCAGAAAGTGGCGTAATTACCAATCCATTCTTTTTGACACCAGAGCATCAAGTATATGATGCAGAACATCTTATGGGGAAATTTCGCATTTCTGGCGTACCTATTGTAAATAATGTTGAGGAACAAAAGCTAGTCGGTATTTTAACAAATCGTGATTTGCGCTTTATTCAAGACTATTCCATAGCTATTTCTGATGTGATGACGAAGGAACAGCTCGTAACTGCACCTGTTGGTACAACACTAGAAGAAGCAGAGAAAATATTGCAGCAATATAAAATTGAAAAGCTTCCACTAGTAGATGATAAACAAACTTTAAAAGGGCTTATTACAATTAAAGATATTGAAAAAGTGATCGAATTTCCTAAAGCAGCCAAAGATACTCAAGGAAGGTTACTCGTAGGAGCAGCTGTGGGTGTTACTGGTGATGCGATGAAACGAATTGAAAAGCTTGTAGAAGCCGGTGTAGATGTTATTGTCATTGATACTGCTCATGGCCATTCGAATGGCGTCATTGACCAAGTAAAAGCAGTACGAAAAATTTATCCTGATTTAGATATTGTAGCTGGAAACGTTGCGACGGCGGAAGCAACAAAAGCATTAATAGAAGCAGGTGCTTCCATTGTTAAGGTTGGAATTGGTCCTGGATCGATTTGTACGACTAGAGTAGTTGCAGGGGTTGGCGTTCCACAAATTACAGCTGTATATGATTGTGCAAAAGCTGCTGCACCATATGGCGTACCTGTTATTGCAGATGGTGGTATTAAATTCTCTGGGGATATTGTCAAAGCACTAGCAGCAGGCGCGCATGCTGTTATGCTCGGAAGTATGTTTGCAGGTGTTACGGAAAGCCCAGGAGAAACAGAAATCTACCAAGGTAGACAGTATAAAGTGTATCGAGGCATGGGTTCAGTTGGGGCGATGAAAGCAGGCTCTAAGGATCGTTACTTCCAGGAGGAATCTGAGACGAAGAAGCTTGTGCCAGAAGGAATTGAAGGCCGTGTAGCATATAAGGGTCCTTTAGCAGATACGATTCATCAATTAGTAGGAGGGCTACGTGCTGGCATGGGATATTGCGGTACCGCATCCATTGAAGCATTGCGCCAGGACGGAAAATTTATTCGAATTACGAATGCTGGCTTAAGGGAAAGCCATCCACATGATGTACAAATTACGAAAGAGGCTCCAAATTATATCGTTTAA
- a CDS encoding serine hydrolase: MKHVMRKSFFIFLAAVIMAFSIAIQPLSAQASEVDLEAESAILVDANTGKILFAKNADKLFPPASMTKMMTEYLVWEAVEKGQISWDTTTQISDYPYSISADSTFSGIGLKQAKDYKVKDLYHAMAINSDNAATIALAELIAGSEGEFVKLMNKKGEEMGLPDFEFVNSTGIENESLGDNHPKGTDPNGVNYLSAKSAALLAYHLIHDFPKALEISSKPTVKFDGKELRNLNWMLQHDKTNFEEFYYEGVDGLKTGFTDLAGYTFTGTAKKGDRRLISVVMKTKSEAKRFEQTAKLLDYGFQKFENTEIFPAGYQLEDKSSIPVNKGKKDDVSISLAESVSLPIKPDEKDLYKITYTLDQEKLNKDGELTAPIKKGEKIGTAQIMYKADNDYGYITKDSNSTVDVVTDTSVEKSNWFMLTIGAIGDFFVDLFNTVVDWIKGLF; encoded by the coding sequence GTGAAACATGTTATGAGAAAAAGTTTCTTTATTTTTCTGGCAGCCGTTATAATGGCATTTTCTATCGCAATACAGCCATTATCTGCGCAAGCTTCAGAAGTAGATCTTGAAGCAGAATCTGCTATCTTGGTAGATGCAAATACAGGGAAAATTTTATTTGCTAAAAATGCGGATAAATTGTTTCCTCCAGCTAGTATGACCAAAATGATGACAGAGTACTTAGTATGGGAAGCTGTTGAAAAAGGTCAAATCAGCTGGGATACAACAACACAGATTAGCGACTACCCATACAGCATTTCCGCAGATTCAACTTTCTCCGGAATCGGATTAAAGCAAGCGAAGGATTATAAGGTAAAAGATCTTTATCATGCAATGGCGATTAATTCGGATAATGCAGCTACCATTGCCCTTGCAGAACTTATTGCCGGTTCAGAAGGAGAATTCGTCAAATTAATGAATAAAAAGGGAGAAGAGATGGGTCTGCCAGATTTTGAATTTGTCAATTCAACTGGAATTGAAAATGAATCATTAGGGGACAACCATCCAAAAGGGACAGATCCCAATGGAGTGAACTATCTCTCTGCGAAGTCTGCAGCTTTATTAGCTTACCATCTTATTCATGATTTTCCAAAGGCTTTAGAAATATCAAGCAAGCCGACCGTGAAATTTGATGGCAAGGAGCTTCGTAATTTAAATTGGATGCTCCAGCATGATAAAACTAATTTTGAAGAATTTTATTATGAAGGTGTTGACGGTTTAAAAACTGGTTTCACCGATTTAGCCGGCTATACCTTTACTGGAACTGCAAAAAAGGGAGATCGCCGTTTAATTTCTGTTGTCATGAAAACGAAAAGCGAAGCAAAGCGTTTTGAGCAAACTGCTAAATTACTAGATTACGGCTTTCAAAAATTTGAGAATACAGAAATTTTCCCTGCCGGGTATCAATTGGAAGATAAATCTAGCATTCCGGTTAATAAAGGAAAGAAAGATGATGTAAGCATATCACTTGCTGAATCTGTATCTTTGCCAATCAAACCAGATGAAAAAGATTTGTATAAAATAACGTATACACTGGATCAAGAAAAGTTAAATAAAGACGGCGAGCTAACAGCACCTATTAAAAAAGGTGAAAAAATAGGGACAGCTCAAATTATGTATAAAGCTGATAATGATTATGGGTATATTACCAAGGATAGTAATAGTACAGTAGATGTTGTAACTGACACTAGTGTGGAGAAATCGAATTGGTTTATGTTAACAATAGGAGCAATAGGTGATTTCTTTGTTGATTTATTTAATACAGTGGTAGACTGGATTAAAGGTTTGTTTTAA
- the pdxS gene encoding pyridoxal 5'-phosphate synthase lyase subunit PdxS, with product MSNIGTERVKRGMAEMQKGGVIMDVVNAEQAKIAEEAGAVAVMALERVPSDIRAAGGVARMADPTITEEVLGAVSIPVMAKARIGHITEARVLEAMGVDYIDESEVLTPADDIYHINKSDYTVPFVCGCRNLGEAARRIGEGASMLRTKGEPGTGNIVEAVRHMRQVQSEIRMVSAMSRDEVMTYAKEIGAPFELLLQIREEGRLPVVNFAAGGIATPSDAALMMELGADGVFVGSGIFKSANPAKFAKAIVEATTHYQDYKLIAELSKDLGDAMKGLDMATIEAHDRMQDRSE from the coding sequence TTGTCAAATATAGGTACAGAACGTGTAAAACGAGGTATGGCAGAAATGCAAAAAGGCGGCGTCATTATGGATGTTGTCAATGCAGAACAAGCTAAAATCGCTGAAGAAGCAGGTGCAGTAGCTGTTATGGCACTTGAACGTGTTCCTTCGGATATTCGAGCTGCTGGTGGCGTAGCTCGGATGGCAGATCCGACAATTACAGAAGAAGTACTTGGAGCTGTATCCATTCCAGTGATGGCCAAAGCTCGAATTGGACATATTACAGAAGCACGTGTTTTAGAAGCGATGGGTGTAGACTATATTGATGAAAGTGAAGTCTTAACTCCTGCCGATGATATTTATCATATTAATAAATCTGATTATACGGTACCGTTTGTTTGTGGTTGCCGTAATCTTGGGGAAGCAGCTCGTCGTATAGGCGAAGGCGCTTCGATGCTACGGACAAAAGGAGAGCCTGGTACAGGAAATATCGTTGAAGCTGTGCGTCATATGCGCCAAGTACAATCGGAAATTCGCATGGTGTCTGCTATGTCCCGTGATGAAGTTATGACATATGCGAAAGAGATTGGTGCGCCATTTGAATTATTATTGCAGATTCGTGAAGAGGGTCGCTTGCCTGTAGTTAATTTTGCAGCAGGTGGTATTGCTACGCCAAGCGATGCAGCACTAATGATGGAATTAGGAGCTGATGGTGTATTTGTTGGTTCTGGTATATTTAAATCAGCAAATCCGGCTAAATTCGCCAAAGCTATCGTGGAAGCAACGACACATTATCAAGACTATAAACTAATTGCAGAACTTTCCAAAGATCTTGGCGATGCGATGAAAGGGCTAGATATGGCTACAATTGAAGCTCATGACCGAATGCAAGATCGTAGCGAGTAA
- the pdxT gene encoding pyridoxal 5'-phosphate synthase glutaminase subunit PdxT → MTTIGVLALQGAVREHIRAIHACGANAVEIKRKEQLEEIDGLILPGGESTTIRRLMDSYGIFTAIQNFADKGKPIFGTCAGLIIMAKSIVGQAEGHLGLIDMTVARNAFGRQVASFEAELDVAGIAEGFRAVFIRAPYVVEVGKNVEILATYDEHIVAVRQGPFIATAFHPELTDDHRLISYFIHLTATNKS, encoded by the coding sequence ATGACAACAATTGGAGTCCTCGCACTACAGGGGGCGGTACGCGAACATATCCGTGCCATTCATGCATGTGGGGCTAATGCTGTAGAAATAAAAAGAAAAGAACAGCTAGAAGAAATCGATGGGTTAATTTTGCCTGGTGGTGAAAGTACAACTATCAGACGGTTAATGGATAGTTATGGAATTTTTACAGCGATTCAAAATTTCGCAGACAAAGGTAAACCTATTTTCGGTACTTGTGCTGGCTTAATTATCATGGCAAAATCGATTGTAGGACAAGCAGAAGGGCATCTAGGTCTGATTGATATGACTGTCGCTAGAAATGCATTTGGACGTCAAGTGGCCAGTTTTGAGGCAGAATTGGATGTAGCTGGTATTGCAGAAGGTTTTCGTGCAGTGTTTATCCGCGCTCCATACGTAGTGGAAGTCGGAAAGAATGTTGAAATTCTAGCTACGTATGACGAGCATATTGTTGCTGTTCGTCAAGGCCCATTTATTGCTACAGCCTTTCATCCTGAATTAACGGATGACCATAGGTTAATTTCTTACTTTATTCATTTGACAGCTACCAATAAATCATAA
- the serS gene encoding serine--tRNA ligase: MLDLKFLRHHFQEVKQKLAHRGEDLSELDHFGELDEKRRQLISETEQLKAKRNEVSKQISVLKREKQDAEPAIKEMREVGDQIAELDSELKQINEHLEQIMLSIPNIPHESVPIGEDEDDNVEVRCWGEKTPFSYEPKPHWDVATDLDIVDFERAGKVTGSRFVFYKGLGARLERALWNLMLDFHVDEHGYEEMLPPQIVNRTSMTGTGQLPKFAEDAFKLEEWDYYLAPTAEVPVTNYYRDDILKIDDLPKKFAAFSSCFRSEAGSAGRDTRGLIRQHQFNKVELVHFVKPEDSYETLEVLTNHAEKILQLLELPYRVMSMCTGDLGFTAAKKYDIEVWIPSQHTYREISSCSNFEDFQARRANIRFRREAKAKPEFVHTLNGSGLAIGRTVAAILENYQQEDGTVVIPKALRPYMGGKKVIQ, translated from the coding sequence ATGTTAGATTTGAAATTTTTACGTCACCATTTCCAAGAAGTAAAACAAAAATTAGCGCATCGTGGTGAGGACTTATCAGAACTGGATCATTTTGGCGAGTTAGATGAAAAGCGTCGTCAACTAATTTCCGAGACAGAGCAGTTAAAAGCGAAGCGAAATGAAGTATCGAAACAAATCTCTGTACTAAAGCGAGAAAAGCAAGATGCTGAGCCTGCGATTAAAGAAATGAGAGAAGTAGGCGACCAAATTGCTGAGTTGGATAGCGAATTAAAGCAAATTAATGAACATTTAGAGCAAATCATGTTGTCTATTCCTAATATTCCTCATGAAAGTGTACCAATTGGTGAAGATGAAGATGATAATGTCGAGGTGCGGTGTTGGGGAGAGAAGACGCCATTTTCCTATGAACCAAAGCCTCACTGGGATGTAGCAACAGACTTAGACATCGTTGACTTTGAACGAGCTGGCAAAGTGACTGGGAGCAGGTTTGTCTTTTATAAAGGACTTGGTGCAAGATTAGAGCGTGCATTATGGAACCTGATGTTAGATTTCCATGTGGATGAACATGGCTATGAAGAAATGTTGCCACCACAAATTGTGAATCGAACTAGTATGACTGGGACAGGGCAATTACCAAAATTTGCAGAAGACGCCTTTAAACTAGAAGAATGGGATTATTATTTAGCTCCGACTGCAGAAGTGCCAGTAACAAATTATTATCGTGATGATATTTTAAAGATAGATGATTTACCGAAAAAATTTGCTGCATTTAGTAGCTGCTTTCGTTCTGAAGCAGGATCTGCTGGAAGAGACACAAGAGGTCTGATTCGTCAGCATCAATTTAATAAAGTCGAGCTTGTCCATTTTGTTAAACCTGAAGATTCCTATGAAACATTGGAAGTGTTAACAAATCATGCAGAGAAAATATTACAGTTATTAGAGCTTCCTTATCGTGTGATGAGTATGTGTACAGGAGATTTAGGCTTTACAGCAGCTAAGAAGTACGATATCGAAGTATGGATCCCTAGTCAGCATACGTATCGGGAAATTTCTTCTTGCTCTAATTTTGAAGACTTCCAGGCAAGACGTGCCAATATCCGTTTTCGTAGAGAAGCAAAAGCAAAACCAGAATTTGTGCATACATTAAACGGCTCTGGATTGGCTATTGGTCGAACTGTTGCAGCTATTTTGGAAAATTACCAGCAAGAGGATGGAACGGTTGTTATTCCAAAAGCATTGCGTCCATATATGGGAGGAAAAAAGGTCATTCAATAA